One Erythrobacter sp. SDW2 genomic region harbors:
- a CDS encoding redoxin domain-containing protein, translating into MPDTRPTYQISSPSILPYVQPLWPGALATPFETRDEDGRNIGPADDHLSGRFLILAFLSDPDGDETMALLRALADLGDRLDAANATVIAVSAAGDARRNREMKRAAGFPWPIACDAPGAIFASYGLHKGSDRANRLVLLTPYRQVRSWFDLEGDPSATLRTIMETLDNSQAAEEMRWSPPHAPVLIVPKVLSAEECGRLVESVESDTPFLVRRPQPGEVSGNYRIPVYEHHRQDRVDLIVRDPNTLKFLDERIFGRVVPMIRKAFAFDVTRREDLHIARYVGSREGVQMGHRDNTTPAGAHRRFAFSMSLNDDYEGGGIAFREFSPRGYRVPAGSAMVFSSSLLHEVEETTSGVRYNLISHLFS; encoded by the coding sequence ATGCCCGATACCCGCCCGACCTACCAGATCTCGTCGCCGTCGATCCTGCCCTATGTGCAGCCGCTGTGGCCGGGCGCGCTGGCGACGCCTTTCGAGACGCGCGACGAGGACGGCCGCAACATCGGCCCGGCCGACGATCACCTGTCGGGGCGGTTCCTGATCCTGGCTTTCCTGAGCGACCCTGATGGCGATGAGACCATGGCGCTGCTGCGCGCGCTCGCCGATCTCGGGGACCGGCTCGATGCCGCCAACGCCACGGTCATCGCGGTCAGTGCGGCGGGCGATGCGCGACGCAACAGGGAAATGAAGCGCGCGGCGGGATTCCCCTGGCCCATTGCCTGCGATGCCCCGGGCGCGATCTTTGCATCCTATGGCCTGCACAAGGGCAGCGACCGGGCGAACCGGCTGGTCTTGCTGACCCCCTACCGCCAGGTCCGCAGCTGGTTCGACCTGGAGGGGGACCCAAGCGCAACGCTGAGGACGATCATGGAAACACTCGACAACTCGCAGGCCGCCGAAGAAATGCGCTGGAGCCCGCCCCACGCGCCCGTGCTGATCGTGCCCAAGGTCCTCTCCGCCGAAGAATGCGGCAGGCTGGTGGAATCGGTCGAGAGCGATACACCGTTCCTGGTCCGCCGACCGCAACCGGGCGAGGTGTCCGGCAATTACAGGATCCCCGTCTACGAGCATCACCGGCAGGACCGGGTCGACCTGATCGTCAGGGATCCGAATACGCTCAAGTTCCTCGACGAGCGGATCTTCGGCCGCGTCGTGCCGATGATCAGGAAGGCCTTCGCCTTCGACGTGACGCGGCGCGAGGACCTGCACATCGCCCGCTATGTCGGCAGCCGCGAAGGCGTCCAGATGGGCCACCGCGACAACACCACGCCGGCCGGTGCCCACCGCCGCTTCGCCTTCTCGATGAGCCTCAACGACGATTACGAGGGCGGCGGGATCGCGTTCAGGGAGTTCAGCCCGAGGGGGTACCGCGTGCCGGCCGGGTCGGCGATGGTGTTCTCGTCATCGCTGCTGCACGAAGTGGAGGAGACGACTTCGGGGGTGCGCTATAATCTGATTTCACATTTGTTCAGTTGA
- a CDS encoding NAD-dependent deacylase encodes MAEIRNIVILTGAGISAESGIDTFRSAGGLWEQHRVENVATPEGFARDPALVLGFYDMRREALGKVVPNAAHDALARLDAEWKQGDLLIVTQNVDDLHERAGARRVLHMHGELKSALCRSCEMRSPWDAPMSNRPPCPVCQAPMLRPDVVWFGEMPYQMDRIYRALREADLFVSIGTSGAVYPAAGFVRDAREMGVRTLELNLERSEGSHWFDESRQGRAGELVPAWVEEILS; translated from the coding sequence ATGGCAGAGATACGCAACATCGTCATCCTCACAGGCGCAGGAATTTCGGCAGAGAGCGGGATCGACACCTTCCGCAGCGCGGGCGGGCTGTGGGAGCAGCACCGGGTCGAGAATGTCGCAACGCCGGAAGGCTTCGCGCGCGATCCGGCGCTGGTGCTGGGCTTCTACGACATGCGGCGCGAGGCGCTGGGCAAGGTCGTGCCCAATGCCGCGCATGACGCGCTGGCGCGGCTGGATGCCGAATGGAAGCAGGGCGACCTGTTGATCGTCACGCAGAACGTCGATGATCTGCACGAGCGAGCAGGGGCGCGGCGCGTGCTGCACATGCATGGCGAACTCAAGAGCGCGCTGTGCCGCTCGTGCGAGATGCGTTCGCCATGGGATGCGCCGATGAGCAATCGCCCGCCGTGCCCGGTGTGCCAGGCGCCGATGCTGCGCCCCGACGTCGTGTGGTTCGGCGAAATGCCCTACCAGATGGACCGCATCTACCGCGCGCTGCGCGAGGCCGACCTGTTCGTCAGCATCGGCACCTCGGGCGCGGTCTATCCGGCGGCGGGGTTCGTGCGCGATGCGCGCGAGATGGGGGTGCGGACGCTGGAGCTCAACCTCGAACGCAGCGAAGGCTCGCACTGGTTCGACGAGAGCAGGCAGGGGCGGGCGGGGGAACTGGTCCCGGCGTGGGTGGAGGAGATATTGTCATGA
- the yihA gene encoding ribosome biogenesis GTP-binding protein YihA/YsxC, whose protein sequence is MIGTPETPEELDAARLFSGRVEFLLSAPQLKFLPEPTVPEIAFCGRSNVGKSSLLNALTGRKSIARASVTPGRTQELNFFEVGEPTLFRLVDMPGYGFAKAPVKVVEKWKALVRTYLRGRPALARTLVLIDSRHGLKDVDREMMKMLDETAVSYRIVLTKADKIKASELEATAAKVAEEARRHVAAFPELHITSAEKGMGIAALRAAVVADASA, encoded by the coding sequence ATGATCGGGACGCCTGAAACGCCGGAAGAACTCGATGCGGCGCGGCTCTTTTCGGGCCGCGTCGAGTTCCTGCTGTCAGCGCCCCAGCTCAAGTTCCTGCCCGAACCGACCGTTCCGGAGATCGCGTTCTGCGGGCGCTCCAACGTCGGCAAGAGCTCGCTCCTCAACGCGCTGACGGGGCGCAAGTCCATAGCCCGCGCCTCGGTGACACCGGGGCGGACGCAGGAACTGAACTTCTTCGAAGTGGGCGAGCCGACGCTTTTCCGGCTGGTCGACATGCCCGGCTACGGCTTTGCCAAGGCCCCGGTGAAGGTGGTCGAGAAGTGGAAGGCACTGGTTCGCACCTACCTGCGCGGCCGCCCCGCGCTTGCCCGCACCCTGGTGCTGATCGACAGCCGCCACGGCCTCAAGGATGTCGACCGCGAGATGATGAAAATGCTCGACGAGACCGCCGTCAGCTATCGCATCGTCCTGACCAAGGCCGACAAGATCAAGGCCAGCGAACTGGAAGCGACCGCCGCAAAAGTGGCCGAGGAAGCGCGCAGACACGTCGCGGCCTTCCCCGAACTGCACATTACCAGCGCGGAAAAGGGCATGGGAATCGCCGCTCTGCGGGCTGCCGTCGTCGCCGACGCTTCGGCCTGA
- the nth gene encoding endonuclease III gives MTKDQIFEFFRRLAEDNPEPETELEYGNCYQLVVAVALSAQATDVGVNKATRGLFRQVTTPAQMIELGEEGLKEHIKTIGLFNSKAKNVIALSQLLVDEYGGEVPDSREELVKLPGVGRKTANVVLNCWFRQETFAVDTHIFRVGNRTGLAKGKTPDQVEAKLEKRVPQPFRLHAHHWLILHGRYVCKARAPECWRCKVEDLCSFRKKVLEKPKRR, from the coding sequence ATGACCAAGGACCAGATTTTCGAATTCTTCCGGCGGCTGGCGGAGGACAATCCCGAGCCGGAGACCGAGCTGGAGTATGGCAATTGCTACCAGCTGGTGGTGGCCGTGGCGCTTTCCGCACAGGCGACCGATGTCGGCGTCAACAAGGCCACGCGGGGGCTGTTCCGGCAGGTCACAACGCCCGCACAAATGATTGAACTGGGCGAGGAGGGGCTGAAGGAGCACATCAAGACCATCGGCCTGTTCAATTCCAAGGCGAAGAACGTGATCGCGCTCTCGCAACTGCTGGTCGACGAATACGGCGGCGAGGTCCCGGACAGCCGCGAGGAGCTCGTCAAGCTACCGGGTGTGGGCCGCAAGACCGCCAATGTCGTGCTCAACTGCTGGTTCCGGCAGGAGACCTTCGCGGTCGACACCCATATCTTCCGCGTCGGCAACCGCACCGGCCTCGCCAAGGGCAAGACGCCCGACCAGGTCGAGGCCAAGCTGGAAAAGCGCGTCCCGCAGCCTTTCCGCCTCCATGCCCATCACTGGCTGATCCTCCACGGCCGCTATGTCTGCAAGGCGAGGGCCCCGGAATGCTGGCGCTGCAAGGTCGAGGACCTGTGCAGTTTCCGGAAGAAGGTGCTGGAGAAGCCGAAGCGGCGCTAG
- a CDS encoding dicarboxylate/amino acid:cation symporter, with protein MASQDAAEMAAESAPANHGKLQLRILIGFVAGLIAGLLAYSFARDAAWVESVVTYITGPIGQIFLRLLFMLVIPLLFSALVVGIAEMGEVKSLGKVGLKTLLYTVIVSSIAVVISLALVNLIKPGVGIDPVAAQELLEQGAEGASSIVEASAESDAGVNQVIAIVPNNIIEAMSSNDILAVMFFALFFGIGLLLVQTRRTEVLKDAIEGVFEVAMKLIGFVIQLAPIAIFCFMFNLTAQFGWDLLIKLAAFVAVVLLALGIQMFGVFPMILKFIAKKSPVAFFRQTREASVMAFSTASSNATLPTALRVADAELRLPRRVARFVLTIGATANQNGTAMFEGVTVLFLAQFFGVELSLMDQAFVMLICILAGIGTAGVPGGSLPVIALILVGVGVDPAGIGLILGVDRFLDMCRTTLNVVGDLVAAQTISTLSPELVEDGAESGRDGVQA; from the coding sequence ATGGCCAGCCAGGATGCTGCCGAAATGGCCGCCGAAAGCGCGCCTGCCAATCACGGCAAGTTGCAGCTGCGGATCCTGATCGGTTTCGTAGCCGGACTGATTGCCGGCCTGCTGGCTTACAGTTTCGCCCGCGATGCGGCCTGGGTCGAAAGCGTGGTGACCTATATCACCGGGCCGATCGGGCAAATCTTCCTGCGGCTGCTGTTCATGCTGGTGATCCCGCTGCTGTTCAGCGCGCTGGTGGTCGGCATTGCCGAGATGGGCGAGGTCAAGTCGCTCGGCAAGGTCGGGCTCAAGACATTGCTCTATACAGTAATCGTCTCCTCCATCGCGGTCGTGATCTCGCTGGCGCTGGTAAACCTGATCAAGCCGGGGGTGGGGATCGATCCCGTTGCGGCGCAGGAATTGCTGGAGCAGGGGGCCGAGGGGGCCTCCAGCATCGTCGAGGCCAGCGCCGAGAGCGACGCCGGGGTCAACCAGGTCATTGCCATTGTCCCGAACAATATCATCGAGGCGATGTCCTCCAACGACATCCTCGCGGTCATGTTCTTCGCGCTGTTCTTCGGCATCGGCCTCCTGCTGGTCCAGACCCGCCGCACCGAGGTGCTCAAGGATGCGATCGAGGGCGTGTTCGAAGTCGCGATGAAGCTGATCGGCTTCGTCATCCAGCTCGCGCCGATCGCGATCTTCTGCTTCATGTTCAACCTCACCGCGCAGTTCGGCTGGGACCTGCTGATCAAGCTCGCCGCCTTCGTCGCGGTGGTGCTGCTGGCGCTGGGTATCCAGATGTTCGGCGTCTTCCCGATGATCCTGAAATTCATCGCGAAGAAAAGCCCCGTCGCCTTCTTCCGCCAGACGCGCGAGGCGAGCGTGATGGCGTTCTCCACTGCCAGCTCCAACGCCACCCTGCCGACCGCGCTGCGCGTGGCCGATGCGGAACTTAGGCTGCCCCGCCGCGTGGCCCGCTTCGTCCTCACCATCGGGGCGACCGCCAACCAGAACGGCACCGCGATGTTCGAAGGGGTGACGGTGCTGTTCCTCGCCCAGTTCTTCGGCGTGGAACTGAGCCTGATGGACCAGGCCTTCGTGATGCTGATCTGCATCCTCGCAGGGATCGGCACGGCGGGTGTCCCCGGCGGCTCGCTGCCGGTGATCGCGCTCATTCTCGTGGGCGTGGGCGTGGACCCGGCGGGCATCGGCCTGATCCTCGGCGTCGACCGTTTCCTCGACATGTGCCGTACGACGCTGAACGTGGTAGGCGACCTGGTGGCGGCGCAGACCATCTCGACGCTATCGCCGGAACTGGTGGAGGATGGGGCCGAAAGTGGACGGGACGGGGTTCAGGCCTGA
- a CDS encoding S1/P1 nuclease → MGYRTIRKRAGQSLGRLIAAGLACLALLMPTAAQAWGFYAHRVTGEIALANVRPETRAAIGKLFRAEALLGTPDCALGNLLDATVWPDCVRRDQDRWGHTAAWHYRTAPIGQDYNPRGNCSGGNCVLAQIERNQRVLSDESLPANVRLQALAFMVHFVGDIHMPLHSGDHDDRGGNDREADYGIVPGLNLHWIWDGPLAERAITSAQPSLVRRYSAAEKAELAGGTPADWGRESWELARGFVYPNAFDCTDCTGDLPEKTALTQEDIVAAIPVSQRRVTQAGLRMARMLDEAFAPGVLVAPERD, encoded by the coding sequence ATGGGTTATCGAACAATACGAAAGCGCGCCGGCCAGAGCCTAGGCCGCCTGATCGCAGCGGGGCTGGCCTGCCTCGCCCTGCTGATGCCGACCGCGGCGCAGGCGTGGGGCTTCTACGCGCACCGGGTGACGGGCGAGATCGCACTCGCCAATGTCCGCCCGGAAACCCGTGCGGCGATCGGCAAACTGTTCCGCGCCGAGGCGCTGCTGGGCACGCCCGACTGTGCCCTGGGCAATTTGCTCGATGCCACGGTCTGGCCCGATTGCGTGCGGCGCGACCAGGATCGCTGGGGGCATACCGCCGCCTGGCATTATCGCACCGCGCCGATCGGGCAGGACTACAACCCGCGCGGCAATTGCAGCGGCGGCAACTGCGTGCTGGCCCAGATCGAGCGCAACCAGCGCGTATTGTCGGACGAGAGCCTGCCCGCCAACGTCCGGCTGCAGGCGCTGGCTTTCATGGTCCACTTTGTCGGCGATATCCACATGCCGCTCCATTCGGGCGACCATGACGATCGCGGCGGCAACGATCGCGAGGCGGACTATGGCATCGTGCCGGGGCTCAACCTGCACTGGATCTGGGACGGCCCACTGGCCGAACGCGCGATCACTTCCGCCCAGCCATCGCTGGTGCGGCGCTACAGCGCGGCGGAGAAGGCGGAGCTGGCGGGCGGCACACCTGCCGACTGGGGCCGCGAAAGCTGGGAACTGGCGCGCGGCTTCGTCTATCCCAACGCCTTCGATTGCACGGACTGCACCGGCGACCTGCCGGAGAAGACAGCATTGACGCAGGAGGATATCGTCGCCGCCATTCCGGTGAGCCAGCGCCGGGTGACCCAGGCCGGGCTGCGCATGGCGCGGATGCTGGATGAGGCCTTTGCCCCGGGGGTGTTGGTGGCGCCTGAGCGGGATTGA
- the yidD gene encoding membrane protein insertion efficiency factor YidD, which translates to MKTVLIWIARGWQLGPSRILPPSCRYQPTCSQYAIEAVEKHGAIKGGWMALKRIGRCHPWGGHGFDPVP; encoded by the coding sequence GTGAAGACCGTGCTGATCTGGATCGCGCGTGGCTGGCAGCTTGGCCCTTCGCGGATCCTGCCGCCCAGTTGCCGCTACCAGCCGACCTGCTCGCAATACGCCATCGAGGCGGTGGAGAAGCACGGGGCAATCAAGGGTGGATGGATGGCGCTGAAACGTATAGGGCGCTGCCACCCTTGGGGCGGGCATGGCTTTGATCCTGTGCCGTAG
- a CDS encoding cupin domain-containing protein yields MPKLDLDAIPQTNATGYPPPYNEPVQGRMYRRLAPATGMTQLRASHVVLTPGAWSSQRHWHRLIDELLVMVSGEAVLVDDRGEQVIGPGDVIAWPAGIENGHHLQNRSDKPCVFVVASAGDYDADGGEYPDIDMVFDPEGYARKDGTRYETNRIP; encoded by the coding sequence ATGCCAAAGCTCGATCTCGACGCCATCCCCCAGACCAACGCGACCGGCTATCCCCCGCCCTATAACGAGCCGGTGCAAGGCCGCATGTATCGCCGCCTTGCCCCCGCCACCGGCATGACGCAATTGCGGGCCAGCCATGTGGTGCTGACGCCGGGGGCATGGTCGAGCCAGCGCCACTGGCACAGGTTGATCGACGAGCTGCTGGTGATGGTTTCGGGCGAAGCGGTGCTGGTCGACGATCGCGGCGAGCAGGTGATCGGGCCGGGCGATGTCATCGCCTGGCCGGCGGGCATCGAGAACGGGCACCACCTGCAAAACCGTTCGGACAAGCCTTGCGTGTTCGTGGTCGCCAGCGCGGGCGATTACGACGCCGACGGCGGCGAGTATCCCGATATCGACATGGTGTTCGATCCCGAGGGCTACGCGCGGAAGGACGGGACGCGGTACGAGACCAACCGCATACCTTGA
- the dapB gene encoding 4-hydroxy-tetrahydrodipicolinate reductase, which translates to MARIGIIGSAGRMGQAIAEVLRTGEHTVAGGVDAGDNVANLAEQSDALVDFSSPAALEGNLHAALGAGIPLVIGTTGLGEGHHTDIDNAARVVPILQTGNTSLGVTLLAHLVKEAASRLGPDWDIEIVEMHHRLKVDAPSGTALLLGEAAAEGRGIELASHIESGRGHEFGGHTGARAEGAIGFAALRGGTVAGEHSVILAGEQERLTLSHSAENRLIFARGAVKAAQWLIGRPAGRYTMQDVLGL; encoded by the coding sequence ATGGCCAGGATTGGCATCATCGGCAGCGCGGGGCGCATGGGACAGGCGATCGCCGAGGTCCTGCGCACGGGCGAGCACACGGTGGCAGGCGGCGTCGACGCCGGAGACAATGTCGCCAATCTGGCAGAGCAGAGCGACGCGCTGGTCGATTTCTCTTCCCCCGCAGCGCTCGAAGGCAATCTTCATGCTGCCCTGGGCGCCGGCATCCCGCTGGTGATAGGCACCACGGGGCTCGGCGAGGGGCACCATACCGATATCGATAACGCCGCGCGGGTAGTCCCGATCCTGCAGACAGGCAACACCTCGCTCGGAGTCACCCTCCTCGCACATCTGGTCAAGGAAGCCGCCAGCCGTCTGGGTCCCGACTGGGATATCGAGATCGTCGAAATGCACCACCGGTTGAAGGTCGATGCGCCGAGCGGCACCGCGCTGCTGCTTGGCGAAGCCGCCGCCGAGGGGCGCGGGATCGAACTGGCATCGCACATCGAGAGCGGGCGTGGCCATGAATTCGGGGGGCACACCGGCGCGCGGGCAGAAGGTGCGATCGGCTTCGCCGCCCTGCGCGGCGGCACGGTCGCGGGCGAGCACAGCGTCATCCTCGCCGGCGAGCAGGAGCGCCTGACCCTGTCGCACAGCGCCGAAAACCGCCTCATCTTCGCAAGAGGTGCGGTCAAGGCGGCGCAGTGGCTGATCGGCAGGCCGGCGGGGCGCTACACCATGCAGGATGTGCTGGGCCTCTGA
- the dapE gene encoding succinyl-diaminopimelate desuccinylase: MSQALDFAKRLIAAPSVTPATGAVFDELQAMLEPLGFAVHRFVRGQGPEGSDEAPVENLFAIRHGPEGSKHFAFAGHLDVVPPGEGWASAPFEPEIRGDLLHGRGAVDMKGAIACMADAVADVPQEAGTISFIITGDEEGPALHGTRALIDYMLAEGIRPDLCLVGEPTSVNRLGDMMKIGRRGSVNIWIEVAGTQGHVAYPHLADNPLPRLVAILSELNALHLDDGTDWFQPSNLEITEIDAPNRAHNVIPAAAKARISIRFNDRHSGASLSRQVVEIAQKHGGTARPVISGEPFLTEPGAFSQMIAEAVKAETGIDPEPSTTGGTSDARFLRSVCPVIEFGLCNATMHKRDEAVAIADLDALSRIYTSVARAALALP; this comes from the coding sequence ATGAGCCAAGCCCTCGACTTCGCCAAGCGGCTGATTGCCGCCCCCAGCGTTACCCCCGCCACCGGCGCGGTGTTCGATGAATTGCAGGCGATGCTCGAACCGCTGGGTTTTGCGGTCCACCGCTTTGTCCGCGGGCAGGGGCCGGAAGGCAGCGACGAGGCCCCGGTCGAGAACCTCTTCGCCATCCGCCACGGTCCCGAAGGATCGAAGCATTTCGCCTTCGCCGGGCATCTCGATGTCGTGCCGCCGGGGGAGGGCTGGGCCAGCGCGCCGTTCGAGCCCGAGATACGCGGCGACCTCCTTCACGGGCGCGGCGCGGTCGATATGAAGGGCGCAATCGCCTGCATGGCCGATGCGGTGGCTGACGTGCCGCAAGAGGCCGGAACGATCAGCTTCATCATCACCGGCGACGAGGAAGGTCCCGCGCTCCACGGCACCCGCGCGCTGATCGATTACATGCTGGCCGAGGGTATCCGCCCCGATCTGTGCCTTGTCGGCGAGCCCACCAGCGTCAACCGGCTGGGCGACATGATGAAGATCGGGCGCCGCGGCTCGGTCAATATCTGGATCGAGGTTGCAGGCACGCAGGGCCATGTCGCCTATCCGCATCTGGCCGACAATCCGCTGCCCCGGCTGGTGGCGATCCTGAGCGAGCTCAACGCGCTCCACCTCGATGACGGCACCGACTGGTTCCAGCCCTCGAACCTCGAGATTACCGAGATCGACGCCCCCAACCGCGCGCACAATGTCATTCCGGCGGCGGCCAAGGCGCGCATTTCGATCCGCTTCAACGATCGCCATTCGGGCGCATCGCTGTCGCGGCAGGTGGTCGAGATCGCGCAGAAGCACGGCGGCACCGCCCGCCCGGTGATTTCGGGCGAGCCGTTCCTGACGGAACCGGGCGCGTTCTCGCAGATGATCGCCGAGGCGGTGAAGGCCGAAACAGGGATCGATCCCGAGCCCTCGACCACCGGCGGCACCTCCGACGCGCGCTTCCTGCGCAGCGTCTGCCCGGTGATCGAATTCGGCCTGTGCAACGCGACCATGCACAAACGCGACGAGGCGGTGGCCATTGCCGACCTCGATGCGCTAAGCCGTATCTACACCAGCGTGGCCAGGGCCGCGCTTGCATTGCCATAG
- the yidC gene encoding membrane protein insertase YidC, with protein sequence MENQRNLILAVVLCGLLIIGYDAAMNTWYPQPEKPVAAATTGAAPAAGEQAGTQHSRTGGLVDPAEVAQEKADLKTALATPDRVRIDTPKVSGSINLVGARIDDLVLKDYRETVDKDSGPVRLFSPAGTPAQHFAEFGFIANGSRLPLDAKWTADGDTLGIGQPVTLSYTDAVGLVYQVKLSIDDSYMITAEQTASNPGTGAAVVQPFSLVNRTSRTASLDQWIAHSGPMGVFADAANYDVDYDDLAESGRITPEGKVAWTGFTDIYWLSALVPESGRAVAADYRSLGQELFRADLIYDPVTVPAGKAVTLSTRLYAGAKESVILDKYEDAGIEKFGLAIDWGWFRWFEKPMLWLLRELFQLVGNFGVAIMCLTVIIRGVMFPIAQKQFASMAAMKAVQPKMKAIQEKWKDDKQRQQQEIMKLYKDEKVNPLAGCLPLLIQIPIFYALYKVLVLAIEMRHQPFALWINDLSAPDPAHVLNLFGLLPFEVPALIAIGPLAILLGITMWLTFKLNPSAMDPIQQQIFNIMPWVLMFVMAPFAAGLLLYWNTSNVLTLAQQKYLYSKHPQLRAAAEAEKAAKA encoded by the coding sequence TTGGAAAACCAGCGCAATCTGATCCTTGCCGTGGTGCTGTGCGGCCTGCTGATCATCGGCTACGACGCGGCGATGAATACCTGGTACCCGCAGCCGGAAAAGCCGGTTGCTGCGGCGACCACTGGAGCGGCACCTGCTGCTGGCGAACAGGCCGGGACCCAGCATTCGCGCACCGGCGGGCTGGTCGATCCGGCCGAGGTGGCGCAGGAAAAGGCCGACCTCAAGACCGCCCTGGCAACGCCAGACCGCGTCAGGATCGACACACCCAAGGTCTCCGGCTCGATCAACCTGGTCGGGGCGCGGATCGATGACCTCGTGCTCAAGGACTATCGCGAAACGGTCGACAAGGATTCGGGCCCCGTCCGCCTGTTCTCGCCGGCCGGGACCCCGGCCCAGCATTTCGCCGAGTTCGGTTTCATTGCCAATGGCTCGCGCCTGCCGCTCGATGCCAAGTGGACTGCCGATGGCGACACGCTCGGCATCGGCCAACCGGTGACGCTGAGCTATACCGATGCCGTGGGCTTGGTTTACCAGGTCAAGCTGTCGATCGATGACAGTTACATGATCACGGCAGAACAGACTGCCAGCAACCCGGGCACCGGCGCGGCGGTGGTTCAGCCCTTCAGCCTCGTCAACCGCACCAGCCGCACGGCCAGCCTCGACCAGTGGATCGCCCACTCCGGCCCGATGGGCGTCTTCGCCGATGCTGCCAATTACGACGTCGATTATGACGATCTCGCGGAAAGCGGCAGGATCACGCCCGAAGGCAAGGTTGCCTGGACCGGCTTTACGGACATCTACTGGCTCAGCGCGCTGGTCCCGGAAAGCGGTCGCGCGGTTGCGGCGGACTATCGTTCGCTGGGGCAGGAACTGTTCCGTGCCGACCTGATCTATGATCCCGTGACTGTCCCGGCCGGCAAGGCCGTGACCCTTTCGACCCGGCTCTATGCCGGCGCCAAGGAAAGCGTGATCCTCGACAAATACGAGGATGCCGGGATCGAGAAATTCGGCCTCGCCATCGACTGGGGCTGGTTCCGCTGGTTCGAAAAGCCGATGCTGTGGCTGCTGCGCGAGCTGTTCCAGCTGGTCGGCAATTTCGGCGTGGCGATCATGTGCCTCACCGTCATCATCCGCGGTGTCATGTTCCCGATCGCGCAGAAGCAGTTCGCCAGCATGGCGGCGATGAAGGCCGTCCAGCCGAAGATGAAGGCGATCCAGGAAAAGTGGAAGGACGACAAGCAGCGCCAGCAGCAGGAGATCATGAAGCTGTACAAGGACGAGAAGGTCAATCCGCTCGCCGGCTGTCTCCCGCTGCTGATCCAGATCCCGATCTTCTACGCGCTCTACAAGGTGCTCGTGCTGGCGATCGAGATGCGCCACCAGCCCTTCGCGCTGTGGATCAACGACCTGTCCGCGCCCGACCCCGCGCATGTGCTCAACCTGTTCGGCCTGCTGCCGTTCGAGGTCCCGGCGCTGATCGCCATCGGGCCGCTCGCGATCCTGCTCGGCATCACCATGTGGCTGACCTTCAAGCTCAACCCGAGCGCGATGGACCCGATCCAGCAGCAGATTTTCAACATCATGCCGTGGGTGCTGATGTTCGTGATGGCGCCGTTCGCGGCCGGCCTGCTGCTTTACTGGAACACCTCCAACGTGCTGACGCTGGCGCAGCAGAAATATCTCTATTCCAAGCATCCGCAATTGCGGGCGGCGGCGGAAGCGGAGAAGGCGGCGAAGGCCTAG
- a CDS encoding glutathione S-transferase family protein — translation MKLIIGNKNYSSWSLRGWLAVKQSGLHFEEIMVPMFGEEWQQAKLQEEGGMMPSSGKVPILWDGETVVWDSLAIMEYLADKVGRERYWPKDETARGMARSMVAEMHSSYQSLRKECPMNIRTRFEGAKISDETRQDTVRILGLWAEARARFGSGGPFLFGTFGAADIYYAPVVTRFLTYGFGLPGFAEAYIQAMWEHEWLQAWVAAAEDEEWVIEQYESAPARA, via the coding sequence ATGAAACTCATCATCGGCAACAAGAACTATTCGAGCTGGTCGCTGCGCGGCTGGCTGGCGGTCAAGCAGTCGGGCCTCCACTTCGAAGAGATCATGGTGCCGATGTTCGGCGAGGAATGGCAGCAGGCCAAGCTGCAGGAAGAGGGCGGCATGATGCCCTCGAGCGGCAAGGTACCGATCCTGTGGGACGGCGAGACCGTGGTGTGGGACAGCCTGGCGATCATGGAATACCTTGCTGACAAGGTCGGGCGCGAACGCTACTGGCCCAAGGACGAGACCGCGCGCGGCATGGCCCGCAGCATGGTGGCGGAGATGCACAGCTCCTACCAGTCGCTGCGCAAGGAATGTCCGATGAACATCCGCACCCGCTTCGAAGGGGCCAAGATCAGCGACGAGACGCGGCAGGACACCGTTCGCATCCTCGGCCTGTGGGCCGAGGCGCGGGCGCGCTTCGGCAGCGGCGGGCCGTTCCTGTTCGGTACCTTCGGCGCGGCGGATATCTATTATGCCCCAGTGGTGACGCGCTTCCTCACCTATGGCTTCGGCCTGCCGGGCTTTGCCGAAGCCTATATCCAGGCAATGTGGGAACATGAATGGCTGCAGGCCTGGGTCGCAGCCGCAGAGGACGAAGAATGGGTTATCGAACAATACGAAAGCGCGCCGGCCAGAGCCTAG